From a single Pirellulaceae bacterium genomic region:
- a CDS encoding ATP-binding protein translates to MNDFDSNDDVSPDTEASFTRGSDFSPKWGENAPRGGKTVLTRVLKDGSKVPLFLGQTLVNSLRDVGYNSTTSALCEHVDNAIQAGATEVRVYFHQAGKRGEYKIACLVLDNGNGMAPHVLKVASSFGGSMTYDNRSGIGRFGMGMKTAALSMSPVLEIYSWQEKYGYYNMTLDVNEIGSNKSNLIELPDPTLHDVLPSEINDILCHPMDFPKNPQSSQDLLAEFDSELPEALGSSGTIIFMPECDRLTFKKAQTLVDHATKEMGRIYRRFIDKGLRLYVNNRLVQAFDPTYWMKNARHTRIEGLTETRSKLVGSWPIEVPISEGSTTTTTIHVKVFALPYDDWGSLPRKVLKNDLHVFDDYAVSFMRNDREVEIGWEPKLKIKKHHISHWLRVEVNFSGEADEGFGVAANKQGARLKEYVAEEILKHPEFLETVSGVRSAIQQAQAKRSSLRSGKITEGDRRANEAEAFQAKPLPEIPAEEQEALEQNLRGLAVSLKREDETDEQAFERIKQSKYFTRTTHDEYWPFYHCDFKFGKVILTVNTAHPFFTKVWQPLSELASTTDAATEMSDDGLEITADVSAICREALVGIQAMLLSLGRTQSQMIGGASSSEHARVFETLRRQWSENLSVQLQSK, encoded by the coding sequence ATGAACGATTTTGATTCCAACGACGATGTTTCACCGGACACCGAGGCTTCATTTACTCGAGGCTCAGACTTCAGCCCGAAATGGGGCGAGAATGCACCGCGTGGCGGTAAGACGGTTTTAACGCGTGTCTTGAAAGATGGCTCGAAAGTACCTCTGTTTCTCGGGCAGACTCTAGTCAATTCGCTACGCGATGTCGGTTACAACAGCACGACATCCGCCCTTTGCGAGCATGTAGACAACGCGATTCAGGCAGGCGCAACAGAGGTAAGGGTCTACTTCCATCAAGCCGGAAAGCGTGGCGAGTATAAGATCGCATGTCTTGTGCTGGATAATGGTAATGGGATGGCTCCGCACGTATTGAAGGTTGCGAGTTCATTCGGCGGGTCAATGACCTATGACAACCGATCCGGCATCGGTCGGTTCGGCATGGGGATGAAGACAGCCGCACTCAGTATGAGTCCAGTGTTGGAAATCTATTCTTGGCAGGAAAAGTATGGCTACTACAACATGACACTGGATGTCAATGAGATCGGCAGCAACAAAAGCAATCTGATTGAATTGCCCGATCCGACACTGCATGACGTTCTGCCCTCCGAGATCAATGATATCCTGTGTCACCCCATGGACTTCCCGAAGAATCCACAATCGTCACAAGATCTGCTTGCAGAATTCGACAGTGAATTGCCCGAAGCCTTGGGCAGTTCAGGCACAATAATATTCATGCCTGAGTGTGATCGCCTCACATTCAAAAAAGCCCAAACATTGGTCGATCACGCGACAAAGGAAATGGGACGTATCTATCGTCGATTCATCGATAAGGGGCTGCGACTTTACGTTAATAATCGGTTAGTGCAGGCGTTCGATCCAACCTATTGGATGAAGAACGCCCGTCATACTCGAATTGAAGGGCTCACCGAGACAAGAAGTAAACTGGTCGGAAGCTGGCCGATTGAAGTCCCAATTTCAGAGGGATCAACAACGACTACAACAATACATGTGAAGGTCTTTGCGCTTCCCTATGACGACTGGGGTTCATTGCCTCGGAAGGTCCTAAAGAATGATTTGCACGTATTCGATGACTACGCAGTCTCGTTTATGCGAAATGACCGCGAGGTCGAAATCGGCTGGGAGCCAAAGCTCAAGATTAAGAAGCACCACATCAGTCATTGGCTTCGTGTTGAAGTCAATTTCTCGGGTGAGGCTGACGAAGGATTCGGCGTTGCTGCGAACAAGCAAGGTGCTCGACTCAAGGAGTACGTCGCCGAAGAAATTCTTAAGCATCCAGAGTTCCTTGAAACCGTTTCTGGTGTGCGAAGCGCTATCCAACAAGCGCAGGCAAAGCGCTCGTCACTGAGGTCAGGGAAGATTACTGAAGGCGACCGTCGTGCGAATGAGGCTGAAGCATTCCAGGCAAAACCCCTTCCCGAGATTCCAGCAGAGGAACAAGAGGCCCTCGAGCAAAATCTTCGTGGTTTAGCTGTATCCTTGAAGCGAGAAGACGAAACTGATGAACAGGCATTCGAACGCATTAAGCAGTCCAAATATTTCACGCGAACAACGCATGATGAATACTGGCCTTTTTACCACTGCGACTTCAAATTCGGCAAAGTAATTTTAACAGTCAACACGGCGCACCCGTTCTTCACAAAGGTTTGGCAACCGCTAAGCGAACTAGCAAGCACGACAGATGCCGCAACCGAAATGAGTGACGATGGACTTGAGATAACTGCCGATGTTTCCGCAATATGCCGCGAAGCCTTGGTCGGAATTCAGGCTATGCTTCTGTCTCTTGGTAGAACTCAAAGCCAGATGATCGGTGGGGCATCAAGCAGCGAACATGCCCGCGTATTTGAGACGCTTCGCCGGCAATGGTCCGAAAACCTGTCGGTGCAACTGCAAAGCAAATAG
- a CDS encoding efflux RND transporter periplasmic adaptor subunit: protein MNLPSQARFIAVLMLALATSAASGHEGHQPLPTKGVQVDTQNGQLTLSAQARNAIGLQAEELLVGTVASTLTVYAEAVTPWQAKAFGSAQISGRIAKLLSRPGDFVKKDQIIAELSSRELELLKLDYQQAVNDVSLNQRLLDMTRPTALAGAVPMQRLLEIENAVEQSQNRVEVARIRARTLGVSSDVFQNSASGSLNYPIRSPIAGQILHSDLAEGKYVEALEHLFEVVNTDEVWVRLQLLEKDIFKAKVGNRVKVEFPASSISVEGIIDRMDAGLDSQTQVSSAWMTLANQTIIPGLVGRGTIYTSEQDEKLTVPQRAVYSDGLQNYVFVEEASTRTSAEYRKKTIQLGKRTLEAHKQSEPMVEVLQGDIYPGDRVVVKGGHELSSLFFLGVLKLYSSDQQRLGIRSEPASHREVASTTQLTASVTLPPENRSVLSSQLDGTVYSHKLNPGRYVEAGEILLEIASPEFHKLQLDLISTSLDADLSLRRADRLDGVKGDAVSLRIVLETRSEADQLKARAESLRRQLSTLGLLESEIESIVKERRILNYLPLRSNIAGRITSSVVTLGETVSASQPLVEIHNLESVWIEAHVRSPETHSLNGEVNGIATILADPDISFPVVVSRISPTVNESTRTQRIWLTPKSNSSVPQLRSGALITVVLPIGSPTSTLAIPSSAILREGMHYFSFVQKDDGYVDRRRLKIGRSDGAYTEIVDGIEAGELVVTVGGRELQTAFASLR from the coding sequence ATGAATCTTCCATCACAAGCTCGATTCATCGCAGTGTTAATGCTTGCCCTGGCTACGTCGGCGGCTAGCGGCCACGAGGGACATCAACCGCTTCCCACCAAGGGTGTTCAAGTTGATACACAGAATGGTCAACTGACATTGTCAGCGCAAGCGCGGAATGCCATTGGACTTCAAGCGGAAGAACTTCTGGTAGGCACCGTTGCTTCCACGTTGACGGTCTATGCGGAGGCCGTTACACCGTGGCAAGCAAAGGCGTTCGGCTCGGCGCAGATCTCTGGTCGCATCGCCAAACTACTATCGCGTCCTGGGGACTTTGTGAAAAAGGACCAGATCATTGCCGAGTTGAGTAGCCGCGAATTGGAACTGCTCAAACTGGATTATCAGCAAGCAGTTAATGACGTAAGCCTTAATCAGCGTCTGCTTGACATGACAAGACCAACTGCGTTGGCCGGCGCTGTGCCGATGCAACGATTGCTGGAAATCGAAAACGCAGTTGAGCAGAGTCAGAACCGAGTGGAAGTCGCCCGAATTCGCGCCCGTACTCTTGGCGTTTCTTCCGATGTCTTCCAAAACAGCGCATCTGGTTCGTTGAACTATCCCATTCGGTCGCCTATCGCTGGCCAGATCCTTCACTCGGACCTGGCAGAGGGCAAGTACGTGGAGGCGTTGGAACACCTATTTGAAGTTGTTAATACCGATGAAGTTTGGGTTCGGCTTCAACTCTTGGAAAAGGATATTTTCAAGGCCAAAGTAGGCAACCGAGTGAAGGTCGAGTTCCCTGCGTCGTCGATCTCGGTAGAAGGCATTATCGATCGCATGGATGCTGGTTTAGATTCCCAAACTCAAGTCAGTTCAGCGTGGATGACACTCGCAAACCAAACGATCATTCCTGGACTTGTTGGTCGGGGCACGATTTATACGTCAGAGCAAGATGAGAAACTCACCGTTCCGCAGCGGGCAGTATACAGCGACGGGCTGCAGAATTATGTATTTGTTGAAGAGGCATCGACTCGGACATCCGCAGAGTACCGGAAGAAAACCATCCAGTTAGGTAAGCGTACTCTGGAAGCGCATAAGCAAAGCGAGCCGATGGTCGAAGTGCTCCAAGGCGACATTTATCCTGGTGACCGAGTGGTAGTAAAGGGAGGTCACGAGTTGTCGAGCTTGTTCTTTCTTGGCGTCCTAAAGCTCTATAGCAGTGACCAGCAACGTTTAGGGATACGGTCCGAGCCAGCGAGTCACCGCGAAGTTGCTTCGACTACGCAGCTAACAGCGTCCGTGACGTTGCCCCCCGAGAACCGAAGCGTACTTTCCTCTCAACTAGACGGAACGGTCTATTCGCACAAACTAAATCCGGGACGATACGTCGAGGCCGGTGAAATATTATTGGAGATTGCTTCGCCTGAATTTCACAAGCTCCAGCTCGACCTGATCAGCACGTCGCTTGACGCCGATCTCTCGCTTCGTCGCGCTGATCGGCTTGACGGCGTCAAAGGCGATGCGGTTTCACTACGCATCGTATTGGAAACGCGCTCGGAAGCGGACCAGTTAAAGGCGCGGGCCGAAAGCCTAAGGCGGCAGCTTTCTACGTTGGGATTACTTGAAAGCGAAATAGAATCAATCGTTAAAGAACGGCGAATCCTCAACTATCTTCCACTTCGCTCCAACATAGCAGGGCGCATTACCTCGTCCGTAGTCACATTAGGCGAAACCGTTTCCGCGAGCCAGCCTCTTGTCGAAATTCACAATCTCGAGTCCGTATGGATTGAGGCGCATGTACGATCGCCCGAGACCCATTCTCTAAATGGAGAAGTGAATGGCATCGCCACGATACTTGCCGATCCTGACATTAGCTTTCCAGTCGTCGTTTCACGAATCAGTCCAACCGTAAACGAGTCGACCCGCACACAGAGGATATGGCTTACTCCAAAGTCTAACTCCAGTGTCCCGCAACTTCGCTCAGGCGCATTGATCACGGTCGTCTTGCCGATCGGAAGTCCGACATCGACTCTTGCGATCCCCTCATCCGCCATCCTTCGCGAGGGGATGCACTATTTCAGCTTTGTTCAAAAGGACGATGGATACGTCGATCGACGCCGACTAAAAATTGGTCGCTCTGACGGTGCGTACACGGAAATTGTTGACGGTATCGAAGCGGGTGAGTTGGTCGTAACCGTTGGTGGTCGTGAGTTACAGACGGCCTTTGCATCATTGAGGTAG
- a CDS encoding acyl-CoA dehydrogenase, whose translation MIGRRYYCIQVVFTLVLCCWNLPVTINGQERTNSASAYISSSDEILSSLQAKQAEHGDVFVVVQNELDSLIEASGGGACPSAAGVIAMQAFRCMTGGERHPHPHKVALEAFRNHPKLLDGRVSNKQFVDLLLFYEKYVSNAKLSIRVQSAPNSPYAADANVWASDGTPDLKALSDEIKILSFSVTEPNGNFLGRHFVLLKRMDGNQIFVVDPTSPNKEKQFTLEAGRPGCGRFFLRYPAEFQRPYINEVNTIFTIRVERNKSAVGPLSMANVLQRIDETAQELKKQGLLRSPRDWRKQTADFGLPALDLPSDIGGHGWSVEQMLEVFRHAGRHDLNLRDVVGGAHGRILANSKSPQAADLLRGVVRGERYFAITITEPNYGSDFTSMESTSRKVDGGYILNGEKRFNARLEQATDVIVITKSPENKRGKLNIFVLPIEANGLTIESFGAHGLTGNSYGGLTMKDVFAPESSLVGVDGKGYDVFSKHFLYWRLMQTATAIGTAEGALAQMAERLKARIVFGGPIGRFTHLQQPMGQHTTELKMAHSLAIRAAKLLDEGKYSEAEPLINGLKAEGVEIALKAVDAAARAFGGEGFSDLVDIGDRLRDLNGLRIADGATDVMRSAVVRDEFGREFWDMATKGNFDRVSHENATAGAQSELEK comes from the coding sequence ATGATAGGTCGAAGATACTATTGCATCCAGGTTGTGTTTACTTTGGTGCTTTGTTGCTGGAATTTGCCAGTAACAATTAATGGGCAAGAGCGGACCAATTCCGCATCCGCGTATATCTCAAGCTCCGACGAGATTCTTAGTTCACTACAAGCGAAGCAGGCAGAGCATGGTGATGTGTTTGTTGTTGTTCAGAATGAACTCGACTCTTTGATCGAAGCGAGCGGCGGCGGAGCTTGTCCAAGTGCAGCGGGTGTCATCGCGATGCAGGCGTTCCGATGCATGACAGGAGGCGAAAGGCACCCCCATCCACACAAAGTCGCTTTGGAAGCTTTTCGAAATCATCCCAAACTGCTCGACGGCAGAGTTAGCAACAAGCAGTTTGTCGACTTGCTTTTGTTCTATGAAAAATACGTGTCGAACGCAAAGCTCTCAATTCGCGTTCAGTCCGCACCGAATTCACCTTACGCAGCCGATGCCAACGTCTGGGCCAGTGACGGTACGCCGGACCTTAAGGCTCTAAGTGATGAAATCAAGATACTCAGCTTTTCCGTAACGGAGCCAAACGGCAACTTTCTTGGACGACACTTCGTGCTCCTGAAGCGGATGGATGGCAACCAAATATTTGTTGTCGATCCAACCTCCCCTAACAAAGAAAAGCAATTTACTCTCGAAGCTGGGCGTCCAGGATGCGGCAGATTTTTCCTTCGATACCCCGCTGAATTCCAGCGACCATATATCAATGAAGTAAACACCATTTTCACGATACGAGTTGAGAGGAACAAATCCGCTGTTGGACCTTTGTCCATGGCGAATGTTCTACAGCGGATTGACGAGACTGCCCAAGAACTGAAAAAGCAAGGACTACTTCGTTCACCACGAGACTGGCGGAAACAAACAGCCGACTTCGGTCTACCTGCGCTTGATTTGCCTAGCGACATTGGCGGCCATGGTTGGTCGGTCGAACAAATGCTGGAAGTGTTTCGACATGCAGGTCGCCATGACCTCAATCTCCGCGATGTGGTTGGTGGGGCACATGGTCGGATTCTTGCAAACTCCAAATCACCTCAAGCTGCTGACTTGCTTCGAGGTGTTGTGAGAGGCGAACGCTATTTCGCGATCACCATAACCGAACCCAACTATGGGTCAGACTTCACATCGATGGAATCGACTTCAAGGAAGGTCGATGGCGGGTACATTCTCAATGGTGAAAAGAGATTCAATGCACGACTTGAACAAGCTACCGACGTAATCGTGATAACCAAGAGTCCAGAAAACAAGCGAGGGAAACTCAATATCTTCGTTTTGCCAATTGAAGCTAATGGACTAACCATTGAGTCCTTTGGAGCTCATGGTCTTACGGGCAATTCGTATGGTGGTCTCACGATGAAGGACGTGTTCGCACCGGAAAGCTCTTTGGTCGGTGTGGATGGAAAAGGTTACGACGTTTTCTCAAAGCACTTTCTTTACTGGCGTCTCATGCAAACAGCCACAGCAATAGGGACTGCTGAAGGCGCCTTGGCCCAGATGGCAGAACGCTTGAAGGCACGTATCGTGTTCGGCGGTCCAATTGGTAGGTTTACCCATTTGCAACAGCCAATGGGTCAGCACACAACTGAGTTGAAAATGGCGCATTCATTGGCAATACGCGCCGCAAAGCTTCTTGATGAAGGCAAGTATTCCGAGGCCGAACCGCTAATCAATGGTCTAAAGGCTGAGGGCGTAGAGATCGCTCTGAAAGCAGTCGACGCTGCAGCCAGAGCGTTTGGAGGCGAAGGTTTTTCCGATTTGGTTGACATTGGCGACCGTCTTCGGGATCTCAACGGACTTCGAATTGCCGATGGAGCGACCGACGTCATGCGATCGGCGGTTGTCAGGGATGAGTTTGGGCGCGAGTTTTGGGATATGGCAACGAAGGGGAATTTCGATCGCGTCAGCCACGAGAATGCTACAGCAGGAGCTCAGAGCGAGCTAGAAAAGTAG
- a CDS encoding efflux RND transporter permease subunit: protein MLDSIIRFSLHNRAIVAIASLLVMLVGASLLRTMPVDVFPDLNRPTVTIMTEAPGLAPEEVEVLVTRPIELLLNGATGVKRVRSSSAIGLSIIWVEFDWGTDIFIDRQIVNEKLQLAQSKLPAGTNPTLAPISSIMGEIMLLALRSDIEPSSKFEADAKAMELRTLGEFTVRNRLLAVEGVSQVSVMGGILKQYQVLTSPSRLAARNVTLAQLTDATAKANVLAGGGVMDRGEKESLLRIQGQSLTLEEVAATPILWREQVPIRIGDVADVKLGGPIKRGDASAVVKIEPDANFAVDRAAEYAQMNDGEHEAASDRDLAGQPHARPYRELRGGMAVMLTVQKQPDADTIKLDRRIIDVLASVQRELPADVKLESEIFRQSHFIEAAVDNVSEAVRDGAIWVIVILFLLMGNFRTSISSLSSMPLSILLTVIVFYLFGITINTMTLGGIAVAIGDLVDDSIVDVENIYRRLRENKQLPTEAQKPALDVIFSASSEIRNSIVYATLIVVLVVLPLFMMSGIEGRLFAPLGIAYIVALLCSLVVALTFTPVLASVLLPRAPFLADRREPLIMRWLKYWDERLLRWTLSRPRTVLAGVSVLVLLSCMTLPWMGGEFLPPFNEGTATINLRLEPGTSLGESQRIAGRVEDILLEVPEVLSVARRTGRAELDEHAEGVNNTEFEVRFAQHKTEKVGWHNAVLRAIPIAHLWSFEYQGRAQESVIADLRDRISSIPGAAVNIGQPISHRLDHMMSGIRAQIAVKVFGPDLRELRTAAYDIQARMQEIDGVVDLQIEPQIEISQLQMRVKRDEASRYGLTPGDVAEVLETAFKGRIVSQVIEEDKYFGLVVWYDEEARKDPNVIEETILETPSGAKVALSQVAEILDTTGPNVLNRENVQRRVAVFCNVQGRDLASVVRDIKLALQPVEQSLHELPGEYYLDYSGQFEAQQQATYRLWGFALLSIVGVYLLLMKALGSQRSALQVIVNVPLAALGAIVALLIVNRPEASEFVGQAWYLWPGIWIQATHLSLAHWVGFITLIGIVSRNGIMMISHYQHLMEVDGMPFGKEMIIRGSLERLAPVMMTAMTSFVGLLPLLFGYGEPGKEILYPLSIVLFGGMIASTVLDQIVTPALFYLFGSGLPVSDQVSSPNV from the coding sequence TTGCTCGACAGCATCATTCGTTTCTCATTGCACAACCGGGCGATCGTTGCGATTGCCTCACTGCTCGTAATGCTAGTCGGAGCATCTTTGCTTCGGACTATGCCCGTCGATGTGTTTCCCGACCTTAATCGTCCCACGGTGACGATTATGACCGAAGCACCGGGCCTGGCTCCGGAAGAAGTCGAAGTGCTCGTGACGCGACCGATCGAATTACTCTTAAACGGAGCGACCGGCGTCAAACGCGTTCGCTCATCGTCGGCCATTGGTCTATCGATCATTTGGGTTGAGTTTGACTGGGGAACCGACATCTTCATTGATCGACAGATCGTGAATGAGAAGTTACAGCTAGCTCAATCAAAACTGCCGGCGGGTACCAACCCGACGCTCGCGCCTATTTCATCCATCATGGGTGAAATCATGTTGCTCGCGCTTCGTAGCGATATTGAACCGAGCTCGAAGTTTGAGGCGGACGCGAAAGCGATGGAGCTGCGCACGCTGGGCGAGTTCACGGTGCGCAATCGACTCCTTGCCGTTGAAGGCGTATCGCAGGTTTCCGTAATGGGCGGAATTCTTAAGCAATATCAAGTCCTCACCTCCCCTTCGAGGTTGGCGGCTCGCAATGTAACCCTTGCACAGCTAACGGACGCCACCGCAAAAGCCAATGTGCTTGCGGGTGGTGGTGTGATGGATCGCGGCGAAAAAGAATCGCTACTTCGTATCCAAGGCCAGTCGCTAACTCTCGAGGAGGTCGCCGCAACTCCTATTCTTTGGCGTGAGCAAGTACCCATACGAATCGGCGATGTGGCCGATGTCAAACTGGGCGGACCGATAAAGCGCGGCGACGCTTCTGCGGTCGTGAAGATTGAGCCAGATGCAAATTTCGCCGTCGATCGAGCTGCGGAATATGCGCAGATGAACGATGGCGAGCACGAAGCAGCTAGCGATAGAGATCTCGCTGGACAACCACATGCTAGGCCGTACCGCGAGTTGAGAGGCGGTATGGCGGTAATGCTTACCGTGCAAAAGCAGCCCGACGCGGACACGATTAAGCTTGACCGAAGAATAATCGATGTGCTGGCTTCGGTTCAGCGTGAGTTGCCAGCGGACGTAAAGCTTGAATCCGAAATCTTTCGCCAGAGCCACTTCATTGAAGCGGCGGTTGACAACGTCAGTGAAGCAGTACGCGACGGCGCTATCTGGGTCATCGTGATTCTGTTTCTTTTGATGGGCAACTTTCGTACAAGCATCAGCTCATTGTCATCCATGCCGCTGTCAATATTACTAACCGTCATCGTCTTTTACCTTTTCGGTATCACCATAAACACGATGACACTTGGCGGGATCGCGGTTGCCATCGGCGACCTGGTCGACGATTCGATCGTTGACGTTGAAAACATTTATCGTCGACTTCGCGAAAACAAGCAGTTGCCAACTGAAGCTCAGAAGCCTGCCTTGGATGTTATCTTCTCAGCATCGAGCGAGATTCGCAACTCGATCGTCTACGCAACTCTCATCGTCGTGTTGGTTGTGTTGCCGCTGTTCATGATGTCCGGAATCGAGGGGCGGTTGTTCGCACCGCTGGGTATTGCCTACATCGTCGCCTTACTATGTTCGTTGGTGGTCGCCTTAACCTTTACACCTGTACTGGCCAGTGTATTGCTGCCTCGCGCGCCGTTCTTAGCCGACAGACGCGAACCTTTAATCATGCGATGGTTGAAGTACTGGGACGAACGATTGCTGCGATGGACGCTTAGTCGTCCAAGGACAGTCCTCGCTGGAGTAAGCGTATTAGTGCTGCTCAGTTGCATGACCCTTCCTTGGATGGGCGGTGAGTTCTTGCCGCCATTCAATGAAGGAACAGCGACAATCAATCTACGACTTGAACCAGGAACTTCCCTAGGCGAGAGCCAGAGAATTGCTGGCCGCGTTGAAGATATCCTGCTTGAAGTGCCAGAGGTTCTCTCGGTTGCCCGCCGGACCGGACGTGCCGAGTTGGATGAGCATGCAGAAGGTGTGAACAACACGGAATTCGAAGTGCGATTCGCTCAACATAAGACCGAGAAAGTGGGATGGCACAATGCTGTCCTGCGAGCGATTCCGATCGCGCATCTTTGGAGCTTTGAATACCAGGGGCGAGCGCAGGAGTCGGTGATTGCGGACCTGCGCGATCGGATTTCAAGCATTCCGGGTGCGGCCGTCAACATCGGCCAGCCGATCTCCCATCGTTTAGATCACATGATGTCCGGCATTCGCGCTCAGATCGCGGTGAAGGTATTTGGTCCTGATCTGCGTGAGCTTCGCACCGCGGCATACGATATTCAGGCTCGGATGCAAGAGATTGACGGGGTCGTCGACCTGCAGATTGAGCCACAGATTGAGATTTCGCAACTGCAGATGCGAGTCAAGCGTGACGAGGCTTCACGATACGGTCTTACACCGGGTGACGTGGCGGAAGTATTGGAGACGGCTTTCAAAGGCAGAATTGTTTCACAGGTTATCGAAGAGGATAAGTACTTCGGCTTAGTGGTCTGGTATGACGAGGAGGCGCGCAAAGATCCAAACGTCATAGAAGAAACCATTCTTGAGACGCCTTCCGGAGCTAAGGTCGCACTTTCGCAAGTAGCCGAAATCTTGGATACGACCGGCCCCAATGTACTCAATCGTGAAAACGTTCAACGCCGAGTTGCCGTTTTCTGCAATGTCCAGGGGCGCGACTTGGCAAGTGTCGTACGCGATATCAAACTAGCACTCCAGCCGGTTGAACAATCTCTTCATGAGCTGCCAGGTGAGTACTATCTCGACTACAGTGGACAATTCGAAGCACAGCAGCAGGCCACGTACAGATTATGGGGATTTGCACTGCTGAGTATCGTCGGCGTCTACCTGCTGCTGATGAAAGCACTTGGCTCGCAGCGTTCTGCACTCCAGGTGATTGTGAACGTGCCATTAGCAGCGCTAGGCGCGATTGTTGCGCTCCTGATTGTGAATAGACCTGAAGCTTCTGAGTTCGTGGGCCAAGCTTGGTATCTCTGGCCAGGTATCTGGATTCAGGCGACCCATTTATCTTTGGCGCACTGGGTTGGATTCATCACGCTCATAGGCATTGTTAGTCGCAACGGCATCATGATGATCTCGCATTATCAACACTTGATGGAAGTTGATGGAATGCCATTTGGAAAGGAAATGATCATTCGCGGCAGCCTTGAACGCCTCGCGCCCGTAATGATGACAGCCATGACCAGCTTTGTAGGACTGCTTCCTTTGTTGTTCGGGTACGGCGAACCTGGCAAGGAGATCCTTTACCCGCTTTCCATTGTGTTGTTTGGCGGCATGATTGCATCAACCGTTCTAGACCAAATCGTCACTCCTGCACTTTTTTACCTTTTTGGCTCTGGGCTACCCGTGTCAGACCAAGTGAGTTCACCGAATGTTTAA
- a CDS encoding exo-alpha-sialidase — MSLGMRRGPRIAHAGDAFVITAIGGPQGKGADGDVLAYRSLDGGKSWLGPVKVNDIEASAREGLHAMTASDDGTLWCVWLDLRAKRTQLFASKSIDQGASWSKNQLVYQSPDGSICECCHPSVATEGDSVHVLFRNSLKGNRDMYLVSSNNKGETFGLGERLGIQHWSLNACPMDGGMLAIAPNGEVVTAWRRGNTVFTSIGKAKSDTMLENGEQPWIASNPSGTYVVWLTKRDGQVRLAKLGTPNSTTIAENARDPIVAVGDGNESPVFVFWEQRAGDRVSIECQLVH; from the coding sequence ATGTCTCTTGGAATGCGAAGAGGTCCTCGGATTGCTCATGCCGGCGACGCTTTTGTCATCACTGCGATTGGAGGTCCGCAGGGCAAAGGTGCTGATGGAGACGTTTTGGCGTACCGCTCACTGGACGGCGGAAAGAGCTGGCTTGGCCCAGTGAAGGTCAACGACATTGAGGCCTCGGCGCGGGAGGGCCTGCACGCAATGACAGCCAGTGACGATGGAACATTGTGGTGCGTTTGGCTTGACCTTCGTGCGAAGCGGACTCAGCTCTTCGCATCTAAATCGATCGATCAAGGGGCCAGTTGGAGCAAGAATCAGTTGGTCTACCAATCTCCCGATGGAAGTATTTGTGAGTGCTGCCATCCATCGGTAGCGACCGAAGGCGATTCCGTGCATGTCTTGTTTCGAAACTCATTGAAGGGGAATCGTGATATGTATCTGGTTTCTTCAAACAATAAAGGCGAGACATTCGGCCTCGGAGAACGACTTGGAATCCAACATTGGAGCTTAAATGCTTGCCCAATGGACGGCGGCATGTTGGCGATCGCACCGAATGGCGAAGTTGTTACCGCTTGGCGTCGTGGCAACACTGTCTTCACGTCCATTGGAAAAGCCAAGTCGGATACCATGTTGGAAAACGGTGAACAACCTTGGATCGCAAGCAACCCGAGTGGGACTTATGTCGTTTGGCTCACCAAACGCGATGGCCAAGTTCGGCTGGCGAAGCTTGGAACTCCCAACTCGACAACTATTGCTGAAAACGCTCGAGATCCAATCGTCGCAGTTGGTGACGGCAATGAATCGCCAGTTTTCGTGTTTTGGGAGCAGCGAGCCGGCGACCGAGTATCTATCGAGTGCCAGTTAGTTCATTAG